Proteins from one Rosa chinensis cultivar Old Blush chromosome 7, RchiOBHm-V2, whole genome shotgun sequence genomic window:
- the LOC112175743 gene encoding acyl-CoA-binding protein: MGLKEEFEEHAEKAKTLPETTTNESKLILYGLYKQATVGDVNTARPGMFNMRDRAKWDAWKAVEGKSKDGAMGDYVTKVKQLLEEAGVST; this comes from the exons ATGGGTTTGAAG GAGGAGTTTGAGGAGCATGCTGAGAAAGCCAAGACCCTTCCAGAGACGACAACCAATGAGAGCAAGCTCATCCTGTATGGGTTGTACAAGCAAGCCACTGTTGGAGATGTTAACACCG CCCGTCCCGGAATGTTCAATATGAGGGACAGAGCAAAGTGGGATGCATGGAAGGCTGTTGAAG GCAAATCCAAGGATGGAGCCATGGGCGATTATGTTACAAAGGTGAAGCAGTTGCTGGAAGAAGCAGGAGTTTCCACTTGA